Genomic window (Dyadobacter fanqingshengii):
AGAAGAGGAAATGGCAGAAGCTGAAAAAGGCGCTTCAAATGAGTAGTCAATTCTTTCGATATAATTAATTTCAATAGCCGGACAATGATGTTGTCCGGCTATTATTTTTGCAACAAACCTTACATTCACATTCCAACACCCGAAAAAATGTCTTTTGAAATATTTAAACAGCAATTTGGCAACTTAACCGAATTCGTCATTCAGGAAGCATCCACCGGAAATCGCTGCGTTGTAATCCCCGAACTGGGCGGAATCGTTCGTCAGCTGTCGCTTCGCAAGGGCATTACGCTCTTCTCATTATTGAAGACACCTCCAACGCCGGACAGCCTTTTAGCTGACATGAAAAGCGCAAGTGAGTTACTGTTTCCATTCGCAAGCCGGATCCCTGATGGCAAATACAAATTTCTAGGAAAGGAATATCAATTGGCGAAGAATGAGACCGGCGGTCTGAATGCCATTCACGGCCTTGTACGTAAGCGGCAATTCAATTTGGAAGAGCAAATTATTGAAGCGGACCACGCTTCCATAAAGCTTTCCTATGATTTGAATGATCAGGAAGGCTATCCATTTTCTGTGAAGTTTTCAGTACTTTATACATTGCATGCCGACGGACGATTTGTTTTAAGCTATGAGGCCTTAAACAATGGCGCTGAGCCAGCTCCGGCGATGTTCGGCTGGCATCCTTACTTTCTGCTGGGCAATGAGGAAGTGGATGCCTGGAAAATCAACATTCCTTCCAGCGAGATCGTGGACTTCGATAATAACCAGATCCCGGTTGGCAAAAAGCCATTTTTGGTTGAAAGACCCACAAAGCTATACCAAAAGGCCTTTGATAACTGCTTTATAGTGGACTCGGCAGCAACGAGCGTAGTCACTGAGCTGATCTCTGAAAATCAAGACATTACCCTGCGCATTAAGCAGGATACGGGCGAAGGGAAGTTCAATTACCTGGTCGTGTACACGCCACCTGCGCGCGATTGCGTTGCGATAGAGCCACTAACGGCGAATGTAAATGCATTCAATTCGGGTGAAGGACTGAATGTGCTGGCTCAGGGCAAGAGCGCTAGTGGCGCCATTACAGTAAGTTTGGTTTAAGACCGATGGTTTTTATACCAAAGTGCTTTATGCCAGAGCAATCGCAAGTTGGTTAAATAACGCAAATGGGCCAGCAGAATTGAAAGTTTCACGGCCAAACTATCTCTGTGGCGCATATTGTAAAGGAATATGCGCCACGATTTGGATTTCAAGGCAGGACGCTCGTTTTCCCAATGTTGGAGGATCGTATTACGGAAATTATCCGAAGGGAATGTTGAAGCATTGCTGGAATCGTTACTTGCAAATCCTTCGCCCGTCAGCAAACGCACCATCCCCAGCGACTCATTCAACAGGCGATTGAAGCCTTTTCGCGTGGAAACATCTTGAATGTGAGCCCAATCCATCGTATCCGAATGTTTGCGCAGCAGACGGACAAAGTCGGCCATGTATTTCAGCTTGTCCCACTGCTCCACGCCTCCGTGATGAATGACCATCATCACCAGCTGGTTTTCCATGCCTGGAATTTGAACGGACGAGCCAGCC
Coding sequences:
- a CDS encoding aldose 1-epimerase, giving the protein MSFEIFKQQFGNLTEFVIQEASTGNRCVVIPELGGIVRQLSLRKGITLFSLLKTPPTPDSLLADMKSASELLFPFASRIPDGKYKFLGKEYQLAKNETGGLNAIHGLVRKRQFNLEEQIIEADHASIKLSYDLNDQEGYPFSVKFSVLYTLHADGRFVLSYEALNNGAEPAPAMFGWHPYFLLGNEEVDAWKINIPSSEIVDFDNNQIPVGKKPFLVERPTKLYQKAFDNCFIVDSAATSVVTELISENQDITLRIKQDTGEGKFNYLVVYTPPARDCVAIEPLTANVNAFNSGEGLNVLAQGKSASGAITVSLV